The DNA segment TTCAAATAAAATCCGTCCAGGTTTCACAACTGCAACCCAATATTCTGGTGCACCTTTTCCTTTACCCATCCGAGTTTCAGCAGGTTTTTGAGTAATCGGCTTATCCGGAAAAATACGAATCCACATTTTTCCAATTTTTCTAACTGCTCGAGCAACGGTTATACGAGCTGATTCAATTTGGCGAGCAGTAATCCAACCACCTTCAACTGCTTTAAGACCATAACTCCCAAACGCTACATGATTCCCACGCATTGCCATTCCTCGACGATTTCCTCGATGATGACGGCGGTATTTAGTTTTTTTCGGTTCCAGCATCGTTATTACTTGTTACATATCCAAACTTTTATTCCAATAACACCGTACTGCGTCTGAGCTTCGGTTAACGCATAATCGATGTTAGATCTAAGTGTGTGTAAGGGAACGCGTCCCTCAGAAAATTTTTCGCTTCGGGCGATTTCAGAACCCCCAAGCCGACCAGCAACATTAACGCGGATACCTTCAGCTCCCATTCGAATTGTGGATTGAATTGCTTTATTTACGACGCGTCGATAGGATATTTTTTTAATTAACTGGTGGGCGATATTCGCACCTACCAACGCAGAATCAAGTTCAGGGCGCTTTACTTCAGAAATATTTATTTGAACATCAGTGGTTTTCGATAATTGTTTAATTTCTTCTTTTAGACGTCCTACTTCTTCTCCGCCTTTCCCAATAACAATACCTGGCCTCGCAGTATAAATCGTAACGGTTACTACCTTAGATGACCGGCTGATTTCAACCCTAGATACGCCTGCGTTTGGCAATCTATAAGCCAAATATTTACGGATATTCACATCTTCCTCTAAATTTTCGGCCATCGATTTTTTAGCAAACCAATTGGATCGCCAATTTTTATTTACCGCAAGTCTAAATCCTACTGGATGTGTTTTTTGACCCATAGATTAATTATCTTCTTTCTCGTCGCTAACAACGATTGTTAAATGACTTGATGGTCGCCTAATTCTCATAGCTCTTCCTCGCGAGGCAGGTCTAAACCGTTTCATGTAAGATCCACCATCAACAAAAGCTTCTTTCACTTTTAAACTATCAGGATCAACATTTTCCTTATCTGCAACCTGAATTAAATTAGCCGCAGCAGACCGTACCGTTTTTTCAATTATTTGAGCCGCTTTAACCGGTGAAAAGTGTAAATAATTTAAAGCATCACCTACTCGCTGGCCTCGTACCTCATTCAGAACAATTCGAATTTTTCGTGGAGACTGATGAATATATCGGCTGATTGCTCGAGCTTCCATTAGCTTCTATCTCCCGAATGCATTCTAAATATTCTCGTCGGTGCAAATTCACCCAATTTATGCCCCACCATATTTTCATAAATAAAGACGGGAATAAACTTATTCCCATTATGGACGGCAAGCGTAT comes from the Candidatus Neomarinimicrobiota bacterium genome and includes:
- the rplP gene encoding 50S ribosomal protein L16; the protein is MLEPKKTKYRRHHRGNRRGMAMRGNHVAFGSYGLKAVEGGWITARQIESARITVARAVRKIGKMWIRIFPDKPITQKPAETRMGKGKGAPEYWVAVVKPGRILFEVEGVTKEIAEEAFYAASSKLPVKTKVVERRKI
- the rpsC gene encoding 30S ribosomal protein S3; translated protein: MGQKTHPVGFRLAVNKNWRSNWFAKKSMAENLEEDVNIRKYLAYRLPNAGVSRVEISRSSKVVTVTIYTARPGIVIGKGGEEVGRLKEEIKQLSKTTDVQINISEVKRPELDSALVGANIAHQLIKKISYRRVVNKAIQSTIRMGAEGIRVNVAGRLGGSEIARSEKFSEGRVPLHTLRSNIDYALTEAQTQYGVIGIKVWICNK
- the rplV gene encoding 50S ribosomal protein L22, yielding MEARAISRYIHQSPRKIRIVLNEVRGQRVGDALNYLHFSPVKAAQIIEKTVRSAAANLIQVADKENVDPDSLKVKEAFVDGGSYMKRFRPASRGRAMRIRRPSSHLTIVVSDEKEDN